The genomic region ATTTGTGAAACATGAAGAAGTCCATCTTTGTTTGGAGTCAACTCAACAATCAAACCAAACTCTCTAACTTGTAATACTTTTCCAAGATAAATTCTTCCTACTTCGATATCTTGAGTTAATTCTTTAATCATTTCTCTTGCTTTTTCACCAGAATTATAATCTGGAGCAGTAATATATATCCTTCCTGTTGGTTCTATATCAATTTTTACATTTGTTTCATCTATTATCTTTTTAATAAATTTTCCTTGAGGACCAATAACATCTTTAATTTTAATTGGCTCAATCTCCATAACTATGACTCTTGGAGCAAGTGGAGAAATTTCTGGTCTTGGTTTATCAATAACTTTTAACATTTCACTTAAAATGTAAAGTCTTCCTTCTTTCGCTTGTCTTAATGCCTTATCAATAATTTCAAGATCTATTCCTTTAATTTTTATATCCATTTGAAGAGCAGTAACTCCAACCTCTGTTCCTGCAACTTTAAAATCCATATCTCCAAGATGATCTTCCATTCCTTGAATATCAGATAAAATTGTATATTTATCTCCCTCTTTTATAAGTCCCATTGCAATTCCTGAAACAGGCCTTTTAATTGGAACTCCAGCATCCATAAGAGCAAGAGTTGAACCACAAACTGAAGCCATTGATGTTGAACCATTAGATTCTAAAACTTCAGATACGACTCTAATTGAATATGGAAATTCAACCTCATCTGGAATTACTGCTAGGAGTGCTCTTTCTGCAAGTGCTCCATGTCCAATCTCTCTTCTTGATGGACCTCTAAGAGGTTTTACTTCGCCAGTTGAAAATGGTGGAAAATTATAATAATGCATATATCTTTTTGTAAATTCCTCTTCAAGTCCTTCAATTAATTGTCCCTCTTTAAGACCACCTAAAGTCACAACAGAAAGAACTTGTGTTTGTCCTCTGGTAAATAAACCAGATCCATGAGTTTGTGGAAGAAGGCCTACTTTTATATAAAGAGGCCTTATTTCATCTGGTCTTCTTCCATCAACTCTTATATTTTTCTCTATAATTCTCTTCCTTACGTATTCTTTTAAAATTTTTGTAAATGTATAATCGAGTTTTTTTATTAATTCATTCTCTTCTTTTGAAAATTCCTCTTTTGTTTCAAAATCAGTAATAAAGAATTTAAAAAGTTCCTCTTTTAATTTTTCTAACTCTTCTTCTCTTTTTGTCTTTTCAGGAAAGTTTTCAAGAATATCTTCAAATTTTGGTTCTAAGAAATCTTTTGATTTTTGAATTATCTCTTCTTCAATAAGAAGTGGTTCAACAATTATCTTTTCTTTTCCATGTTCTTTAGCAAATTCTTTTATTGCTCTTGCAATATTTTTAATCTCATCATGTGCAATTTCAAGTGCTTTAAGAATATCTTCTTCTTTTACCTCTTTAAGACCTGCTTCAACCATAACAATGTAATCTTCTGTACCAGCAATAACAATATCCATTTCGCCTTGATCAATTTCCTCAAAAGTTGGATTAATTATGAATCTATCTCCAATTTTACCAACTCTTACTGCACCAACTGGACCTAAAAATGGTGCAGAAGAAAGAGATAGGGCTAAAGATGCTCCATTTAAAGCAAGTATATCTGCGGGATTCTCCTTATCTTGTGATAAAACCATAGCAATTATTTGAACATCATTAAAGAAAAATTCTGGAAATAGAGGTCTTAATGATCTATCAACAAGTCTTGCTTTGAGTATCTCTTCATCAGTTGGTTTTCCTTCTCTTTTGTAAAAACCACCAGGAATCTTTCCAACTGCATAAAGTTTTTCTTCATAATCAACAACAAGTGGTAAAAAATCTTGACCTTCTTTTGGCTCTTTGCTAACTGCACAAGTAACTAAAACAACAGTACCACCACATTTAACAAGAGTTGAGGCATCTGCTTGTTTTGCAACTTCACCAATTTCAA from Caldisericia bacterium harbors:
- a CDS encoding polyribonucleotide nucleotidyltransferase, coding for MILDINKRSLEIEISNKKYIFEIGEVAKQADASTLVKCGGTVVLVTCAVSKEPKEGQDFLPLVVDYEEKLYAVGKIPGGFYKREGKPTDEEILKARLVDRSLRPLFPEFFFNDVQIIAMVLSQDKENPADILALNGASLALSLSSAPFLGPVGAVRVGKIGDRFIINPTFEEIDQGEMDIVIAGTEDYIVMVEAGLKEVKEEDILKALEIAHDEIKNIARAIKEFAKEHGKEKIIVEPLLIEEEIIQKSKDFLEPKFEDILENFPEKTKREEELEKLKEELFKFFITDFETKEEFSKEENELIKKLDYTFTKILKEYVRKRIIEKNIRVDGRRPDEIRPLYIKVGLLPQTHGSGLFTRGQTQVLSVVTLGGLKEGQLIEGLEEEFTKRYMHYYNFPPFSTGEVKPLRGPSRREIGHGALAERALLAVIPDEVEFPYSIRVVSEVLESNGSTSMASVCGSTLALMDAGVPIKRPVSGIAMGLIKEGDKYTILSDIQGMEDHLGDMDFKVAGTEVGVTALQMDIKIKGIDLEIIDKALRQAKEGRLYILSEMLKVIDKPRPEISPLAPRVIVMEIEPIKIKDVIGPQGKFIKKIIDETNVKIDIEPTGRIYITAPDYNSGEKAREMIKELTQDIEVGRIYLGKVLQVREFGLIVELTPNKDGLLHVSQMRSSIAKNTKLWPKVGDEIIVKVANIDDLGRVNLTQKGIIFDDEDRERRKDKK